The genomic interval CGTCGAAACTTTATGCAGCTTTTAGCGAGGGGAATGAGACATAGGGCAATACCATGCGCTAGAATTATCGACCAAGGCCGGGAACAGCTTCCCGGTGCACACAAATTCCCAGGCAAAACGCACAAATTAGCGTGCAGCGGAAGCAATAGAAAATTCCGTGTGACTGAGAATTGCTGAAGGGGCACCCGGAGGGTGTGAAACTTAAAACCCATTAGTTTTTAAGATCACATCTCGGCCTGGAAGAAAACACACAGTTGCGCGGTTCCTGCGTTACAGGTGAGTCAACTTCTAATATTTGTGTCATCCTGCGCGATCGCTTTCAACGTGCGTAGACAACTCGCATGTGCGACCACCATTTGGGTGCCACGTTCAATTACACAGAAGCCGAGTTCAGCCATATTTTTCGCCCGTCATATGAAAAACGGGTACATCACCGCAGCTTGGTCTGAACTGCAATGAAAGGAAATCTGTGACAACCACAGACAACACCGCAGCGAATCAGGGTGAACTGACCGCCCTCCGACTGCCGGATCTGCGCAAAATTGCCGCCGACCTTGGGCTCAAGGGAACCTCGGCATTGCGTAAGGGCGATCTGATCAACGCCATCTCTGCAGCCCGCGAGGGTAAGCCAACCGCAGCTGCGAAGAAGACTTCCCCACGCAAGGCCCCATCACGCACCCGTGCGACACAGCCTTCCGCACCGGTTGAGCAAGCACAAGAAGCTCCCGCGCAAACTTCAACTGCACCTGCTTCAGCACCATCTGAAGAGACTCCCGCAGCTCCCGCTCGTCGTGGACGTCGCCGTGTAACCACCACCGCGACCACCCCAGAGCCAGCAGCGCCTGCACAATCCCAGCCTGCAGAAGCTCAACCAGCACAGACTCAGGCTGCACAGCAAGAAGAACTTCCTGTTGCAGCGAAGGAGTCCGCACCAGCTACAGAAAACACTCAGGGCCAAGCTCAGGGCCAAGCTCAGGGCCAAGCTCAGGGCGATGAGCACGATGATCGTTTTGAGTCCCGTTCTGCTGCACGCCGAGCACGCCGCAACCGTCAGCGCCAGATCCACCGCGATGGCGATGACAATGCGAATGCAAACACAGAGTCTGAGCAGAACACCCCTGCCCAGAACGCAACCGCACAGGCTGAGTCTGAGCAGACTGCAGCTCCTGCACAGGCTGAAGCAGCTGAGCAGAACCAGAACGATAACAGCGAGTCCTCCGAGAACCGCAGCGATAACTACCGCAACAACAATCGTCGTTCCCGCAACAACCGGAACAATCGCAATTACCGCGATAACAACGAGTCCTCTGATAATGCAGGACAGTCCAGCAATGATGATGCCGACAACAATCAGGCACGGTCTGAGGACAATAACGACGATCGCCGTTCTCGTAATAACCGTAACAACGACCGCAATGATCGTAACGATCGCAATGACCGCGACAACGACGACAACGATGATCGCCGCAACCGTCGCGGACGCCGCAATCGCCGTGGACGCAACGACCGTAACGATCGCGACAACCGAGATAACCGGGATAACCGCGACAACAGCAACGATGGCGACAACAACCAGCAAGATGAGCTGCAGCAGGTAGCAGGCATCCTGGACATCGTGGACCATAACGTCGCATTCGTGCG from Corynebacterium glutamicum ATCC 13032 carries:
- the rho gene encoding transcription termination factor Rho encodes the protein MTTTDNTAANQGELTALRLPDLRKIAADLGLKGTSALRKGDLINAISAAREGKPTAAAKKTSPRKAPSRTRATQPSAPVEQAQEAPAQTSTAPASAPSEETPAAPARRGRRRVTTTATTPEPAAPAQSQPAEAQPAQTQAAQQEELPVAAKESAPATENTQGQAQGQAQGQAQGDEHDDRFESRSAARRARRNRQRQIHRDGDDNANANTESEQNTPAQNATAQAESEQTAAPAQAEAAEQNQNDNSESSENRSDNYRNNNRRSRNNRNNRNYRDNNESSDNAGQSSNDDADNNQARSEDNNDDRRSRNNRNNDRNDRNDRNDRDNDDNDDRRNRRGRRNRRGRNDRNDRDNRDNRDNRDNSNDGDNNQQDELQQVAGILDIVDHNVAFVRTTGYHAAPSDVFVSNQLIRRMGLRSGDAIEGQVRMNQGGGNHNNHGRNRQKYNNLVRVEMVNGLPAEETRNRPEFGKLTPLYPNQRLRLETEQKILTTRVIDLIMPIGKGQRALIVSPPKAGKTTILQNIANAISTNNPECYLMVVLVDERPEEVTDMQRSVNGEVISSTFDRPPSEHTAVAELAIERAKRLVEQGQDVVVLLDSITRLGRAYNNSSPASGRILSGGVDSNALYPPKRFLGAARNIENGGSLTIIATAMVETGSAGDTVIFEEFKGTGNAELKLDRKISERRVFPAVDVNPSGTRKDELLLNPDEARIMHKLRRILSALDNQQAIDLLIKQLKKTKSNAEFLMQVASSAPMAGTEKEEDYS